In Periplaneta americana isolate PAMFEO1 chromosome 3, P.americana_PAMFEO1_priV1, whole genome shotgun sequence, the following are encoded in one genomic region:
- the Arp2 gene encoding actin-related protein 2-B isoform X5, with protein MVGDEASKLRSMLEVNYPMENGIVRNWEDMCHVWDYTFGREKMNINPQECKILLTEPPMNPTKNREKMIEVMFEKYQFAGAYIAIQAVLTLYAQGLLSGVVVDSGDGVTHICPVYEEFALPHLTRRLDIAGRDITRYLIKLLLLRGYAFNHSADFETVRIMKEKLCYIGYNIETEQKLALETTVLVEPYTLPDGRIIKVGGERFEAPEALFQPHLINVEGQGIAELVFNTIQAADIDMRTELYKHIVLSGGSTMYPGLPSRLEREIKQLYLERVLKNDIDKLSKFKIRIEDPPRRKDMVFIGGAVLADVMKDRDTFWMSSEEYQEKGVGVLKKLGTRAS; from the exons AAATTGGGAAGACATGTGTCATGTGTGGGATTACACATTTGGCCGTGAGAAGATGAATATTAACCCACAGGAATGCAAAATCCTTCTTACTGAACCACCAATGAATCCGACAAAGAATAGAGAAAAGATGATCGAG GTGATGTTTGAAAAATACCAGTTTGCTGGTGCATACATTGCAATCCAAGCTGTGTTAACACTCTATGCACAAGGCCTGCTGAGCGGGGTGGTAGTTGACTCTGGTGATGGTGTGACGCACATTTGCCCCGTGTATGAAGAGTTTGCACTGCCTCATCTGACCCGGAGGTTGGATATTGCAGGACGTGACATTACCCGCTACCTTATCAAG CTCTTGCTATTGAGAGGATATGCATTCAACCACTCGGCTGACTTCGAGACTGTGAGGATAATGAAAGAGAAGCTGTGTTACATAGGCTACAACATAGAAACTGAACAGAAGCTCGCACTGGAGACAACAGTTCTTGTTGAACCATATACG TTGCCAGATGGACGTATTATCAAGGTCGGTGGTGAAAGATTCGAGGCACCAGAGGCTTTGTTTCAACCCCATCTCATAAACGTCGAGGGTCAGG GTATTGCTGAGCTGGTGTTTAACACAATTCAAGCTGCAGACATTGACATGCGCACAGAGCTTTACAAGCACATAGTGTTATCAGGAGGTTCCACAATGTACCCAGGTCTCCCCAGTCGATTGGAACGTGAGATCAAACAGCTGTACCTGGAACGTGTGCTCAAGAATGATATAGACAAGTTGTCG AAATTCAAGATCCGCATTGAAGATCCTCCACGACGCAAAGATATGGTATTCATTGGTGGTGCTGTGCTAGCTGATGTGATGAAAGACAGAGACACATTCTGGATGTCCAGTGAGGAGTACCAGGAGAAAGGCGTGGGGGTGCTAAAGAAGTTGGGAACAAGAGCAAGCTAA